The Brachyspira hyodysenteriae ATCC 27164 genome includes a window with the following:
- a CDS encoding ethanolamine utilization protein EutH: MSINEIILYLMIIFMVIGAIDKIIGNKFGLGEQFEAGFNAMGALALSMIGIICLAPVIAALLKPIIIPIYTALGADPSMFATTILANDMGGAPLALEFAQDINAGKFSAFIVGAMMGPTIVFSIPVAIGIINKEDHKYLALGIASGMITIPIGAFVGGLAAGYGIIFLIKNLIPIIIVSIFLALGLIFIRDILIKIFDLFSKFLVILITIGLVLAVIEALTGIQIIKFTIDNKTVTMSPISDAVTTVASIAFVLAGAFPLVFVLTKVASKPLEAVGKKLGMNDIGAAGLVATLANNIPMFNIMKDMNNQAKIINCAFAVSAAFTFGDHLGFTAGYAGGEYRNMIFPMIVAKLVGGITAIIVAYFVSKMVLKNDN, from the coding sequence ATGAGTATAAATGAAATAATACTATATTTGATGATTATATTTATGGTCATTGGAGCTATAGATAAAATTATTGGCAATAAATTTGGCCTTGGAGAACAGTTTGAAGCTGGGTTCAATGCTATGGGAGCTTTGGCTTTATCTATGATTGGTATTATATGTCTTGCTCCTGTAATAGCAGCATTATTAAAACCGATTATCATTCCAATATATACTGCTTTAGGTGCAGACCCTTCAATGTTTGCAACAACAATACTTGCTAATGATATGGGCGGTGCTCCTTTAGCATTAGAGTTTGCTCAGGATATAAATGCCGGAAAATTTTCAGCTTTTATAGTTGGAGCTATGATGGGACCTACTATAGTTTTTAGTATACCTGTTGCTATTGGTATTATTAATAAAGAAGATCATAAATATTTAGCTTTAGGAATAGCCTCTGGTATGATTACTATACCTATAGGTGCTTTTGTTGGCGGACTTGCTGCAGGGTATGGAATCATATTTTTAATAAAAAATCTTATACCAATAATTATAGTATCAATATTTCTTGCTTTAGGATTAATATTTATAAGAGATATTCTAATAAAAATATTTGATTTGTTTTCTAAATTTTTAGTTATATTAATTACTATAGGTTTAGTTCTTGCTGTGATAGAAGCATTAACAGGAATTCAAATAATAAAATTTACTATAGATAATAAAACAGTTACAATGTCTCCTATATCTGATGCTGTAACTACAGTTGCAAGTATAGCTTTTGTTTTGGCAGGTGCTTTTCCGCTTGTATTTGTACTTACTAAAGTGGCATCAAAACCTTTGGAAGCTGTTGGTAAAAAATTAGGTATGAATGATATAGGTGCGGCTGGTTTGGTTGCAACTCTTGCTAATAATATACCTATGTTTAATATAATGAAAGATATGAATAATCAGGCAAAAATTATAAATTGTGCTTTTGCCGTTAGTGCTGCTTTTACATTTGGAGATCATTTAGGATTTACTGCAGGTTACGCTGGAGGAGAATATAGAAATATGATATTTCCTATGATAGTAGCAAAATTGGTAGGAGGTATAACAGCTATAATTGTAGCTTATTTTGTATCTAAAATGGTTCTAAAAAATGATAATTGA
- a CDS encoding sugar phosphate nucleotidyltransferase, whose product MKAIILAAGRGTRLLPMTLVKPKPLLEIHGKTILENAIDILREGGVDDITVVTGYKHELFDPLQKKLGFKKVVSTDFASKNSSASLKLVKDEITNGTIIMNGDLYIKKSFFEYIKPNECQFLSQEINNVIVWEYIVDEEKKLIKIIKDATSGRYGETGIAYFAGKYVDTIKEELDNCTDDEYWEYAVFRALNRIDFYISEAEDIVTEVDSFKDAIMTNTLTFEDIAKQCSDNGEAIRLKGLTNYNYKITFNGDKKVIRIPGLGTEKFIDRPAEKHIMSLVSEDIAPKSMFFDYDIKITNYLDGYKDLEFDDIDEKFLSLFMKRLEQLHQIKLKDNPGFVPLLMFNKIKKYEELVPISLVTEKEKEFIHKAAKELDKDEKVLCHLDLLFGNILYNGNDVKIIDFEYSGFTSNYLDIASFVCESDIDDERRLKLLKSYNGLDDTRVRKAQIIHNYIWSLWGIMNKSYEYMRYHISGLHKNLSYFHFN is encoded by the coding sequence ATGAAAGCTATAATACTTGCAGCCGGTAGAGGCACAAGACTTTTGCCTATGACTTTAGTAAAACCTAAGCCATTATTAGAGATACATGGAAAAACTATATTAGAAAATGCTATCGATATACTTAGAGAAGGCGGTGTAGATGATATTACTGTTGTTACAGGCTATAAACATGAATTATTTGATCCTTTACAAAAAAAGCTTGGGTTTAAAAAGGTAGTATCTACAGATTTTGCTTCTAAAAATAGCAGTGCTTCATTAAAATTGGTAAAAGATGAAATTACTAATGGTACCATAATAATGAATGGAGATTTATATATAAAAAAATCTTTTTTTGAATATATAAAACCTAATGAATGTCAATTCTTATCACAAGAAATTAATAATGTTATAGTTTGGGAATATATTGTTGATGAAGAAAAAAAGCTTATAAAGATTATTAAAGATGCTACTAGCGGAAGATATGGTGAGACAGGAATTGCCTATTTTGCTGGTAAATATGTTGATACTATAAAAGAAGAACTTGATAATTGTACAGATGATGAATATTGGGAATATGCTGTTTTTAGAGCATTGAATAGAATAGACTTTTATATCAGTGAGGCAGAAGATATTGTAACAGAAGTTGATTCTTTCAAAGATGCAATCATGACTAATACATTAACTTTTGAAGATATCGCTAAACAATGTTCTGATAATGGTGAAGCGATTAGATTAAAAGGACTTACTAATTATAATTATAAAATAACTTTTAATGGTGATAAAAAAGTAATAAGGATTCCTGGATTAGGTACAGAAAAGTTTATTGACAGACCAGCAGAAAAACATATTATGTCATTAGTTTCTGAAGATATTGCTCCTAAAAGTATGTTCTTTGATTATGATATTAAAATAACTAATTATTTAGATGGATATAAAGATTTAGAATTTGATGATATAGATGAAAAGTTTTTATCTCTTTTTATGAAAAGATTAGAACAGCTGCATCAAATTAAATTAAAGGATAATCCTGGATTTGTACCATTACTTATGTTTAATAAAATAAAAAAATATGAAGAATTAGTACCTATAAGTTTGGTTACAGAAAAAGAAAAAGAATTTATTCATAAAGCAGCAAAAGAATTAGATAAAGATGAAAAGGTATTATGTCATTTAGATTTATTATTTGGCAATATATTGTATAATGGAAATGATGTAAAGATAATAGATTTTGAATATTCTGGTTTTACTTCTAATTATTTAGATATAGCTAGTTTTGTATGTGAATCTGATATTGATGATGAAAGACGTCTTAAATTATTAAAATCATATAATGGTTTAGATGATACTAGAGTGAGAAAAGCACAAATTATACATAATTATATATGGTCTTTATGGGGAATTATGAATAAATCTTATGAGTATATGAGATATCATATATCCGGACTTCATAAAAATTTATCCTATTTTCATTTTAATTAA
- a CDS encoding MFS transporter: protein MVLGAGTFTKAAYLKDGFYVPMQEYMNVTHTQIGLAMSIYGIVQAFGNSLSIYISDRFSKKILVPFGLIGVSLTGFYLATFPNYIGILIAWGLFSLFAEVISWPVILKSIRLLGRDNEQGRLFSFLELGRGIVDVSVAFIGLRIFILLGSNALALRSTIIFFSITVMIAGILSYFLLENDSIKLEDEHGNKISKDRVVLNGIIKVLKNKEIWLVSLTIFSVYSVYCGITYFIPFLKDIYGVPLKFLGIYGIINQYGLKIIGSPTGGICSDRIFKSPTRYIRIAFILSAITIITFILLPHEHMNKYFYLGMILTLSYGIIIFSMRAIYFAPINEIKVPKEITGTAMSVACMIGYFPRSFIYTLYGYILDNNNSIKGYNIIFFIMACFSILGILISTILLRKIKKLNHNN, encoded by the coding sequence TTGGTATTAGGAGCAGGAACATTCACTAAAGCTGCCTATTTAAAAGATGGTTTTTATGTTCCTATGCAGGAATATATGAATGTAACACACACACAAATTGGTTTAGCTATGTCAATATATGGTATAGTACAAGCATTTGGAAACTCATTATCAATTTACATATCAGATAGGTTTTCAAAAAAAATTCTAGTTCCATTCGGTCTTATTGGGGTTTCATTAACAGGTTTTTATCTAGCTACATTTCCAAATTATATTGGAATTTTAATAGCTTGGGGATTATTTTCTTTATTCGCTGAAGTTATATCTTGGCCTGTAATATTAAAATCTATTAGATTATTAGGAAGAGATAATGAACAGGGAAGACTATTCAGTTTTTTAGAACTTGGAAGAGGTATTGTAGATGTTTCTGTTGCTTTCATTGGTCTTAGAATATTTATATTATTAGGTTCAAATGCTTTAGCATTAAGAAGTACAATCATATTTTTTTCAATAACTGTTATGATAGCTGGAATTTTATCATATTTTTTACTTGAAAATGATTCAATCAAACTAGAAGATGAACATGGTAATAAAATTTCCAAAGATAGAGTCGTATTAAATGGAATTATAAAAGTATTAAAAAATAAAGAAATATGGCTTGTTTCTTTAACTATATTCTCTGTATATTCCGTGTACTGCGGTATAACATACTTCATACCATTTTTAAAAGATATATATGGGGTACCATTAAAATTTCTAGGAATTTATGGAATTATTAATCAATATGGATTAAAAATAATAGGAAGTCCAACTGGAGGAATATGTTCTGATAGAATATTTAAATCACCAACTAGATATATTAGAATCGCATTTATATTGTCAGCAATAACAATTATAACATTCATACTATTACCGCATGAACATATGAACAAATATTTTTATCTAGGTATGATATTAACATTAAGCTATGGAATAATTATATTTTCTATGAGAGCCATATATTTTGCCCCAATAAATGAAATAAAAGTTCCCAAAGAAATAACAGGTACTGCTATGTCTGTAGCATGTATGATAGGATATTTTCCTAGAAGCTTTATTTACACTTTATATGGATATATATTGGATAACAATAACAGTATAAAAGGCTATAATATTATATTTTTTATAATGGCATGCTTTTCAATACTAGGAATATTAATATCAACTATTTTACTAAGAAAAATAAAAAAGCTAAATCATAATAACTAA
- a CDS encoding sugar phosphate nucleotidyltransferase, with translation MKAIILAAGKGTRLYPFTLKKPKPLFKVNGEALLEKNIAFLHSNNIYDITIVTGYMNESFDYYVDKYNLKKVVSNVYDKKNSSSSLNLVRDILDDSLIINADIYIKENIFKYIKPNVSQIISKQIVKGEEDGYISRDSDDRIIKVIKKSTSGYGDTGMMYLVGDMAKAVSERLPFAKDEEFWEDIVYSLIDDYPLYLTKIPNFIVEIDSAKDAILEGLMTREDIINACDNDDDLLNKLSEVLKY, from the coding sequence ATGAAAGCTATAATACTTGCAGCTGGAAAAGGAACTAGATTATATCCTTTTACTTTAAAAAAACCAAAACCATTATTTAAAGTTAATGGTGAGGCTCTTCTAGAAAAAAATATAGCATTTTTACATTCTAATAATATATATGATATTACAATAGTTACAGGATATATGAATGAATCATTTGATTATTATGTAGATAAATATAATTTGAAAAAAGTAGTATCTAATGTGTACGATAAAAAAAATAGCAGTAGTTCACTTAATTTAGTAAGGGATATTCTTGATGATTCTTTAATTATTAATGCAGATATTTATATAAAAGAAAATATTTTTAAATATATAAAACCAAATGTTTCTCAAATAATATCTAAACAGATAGTAAAAGGTGAAGAAGATGGATATATATCAAGAGATTCAGACGACAGAATTATTAAAGTTATTAAGAAATCTACTTCTGGATATGGTGATACAGGAATGATGTATTTAGTAGGTGATATGGCTAAAGCAGTATCAGAAAGGTTACCATTTGCAAAAGATGAAGAATTTTGGGAAGATATAGTTTATAGTTTAATTGATGATTATCCTTTATATTTAACTAAAATACCTAATTTTATAGTTGAAATAGATTCAGCAAAAGATGCTATATTAGAAGGATTAATGACAAGAGAAGATATTATTAATGCATGTGATAATGATGATGATTTATTAAATAAATTAAGTGAAGTATTGAAATATTAA
- a CDS encoding CDP-glycerol--glycerophosphate glycerophosphotransferase has product MLITIFALFILLQSNVFGYIDPGTGSLLFSALFGIIGTLFFLSKALLIKLKTMSFSKNKSIDTEASKKARIIIYGEDKRYCNVFKPIIEELIKLEIPVIYYSSSEDDPIFEIKNDLLHTEFIGVGNMAYAKLNFIEADICLMTTPNLDVFQLKRSKGVKKYVHIFHAPNEAAMYCLYSLDFFDAALLSGENQIADIRELEETRGTKVKELEIIGSPYLDELNKKKEEALKSITKVENKKTVLIAPSWGMNGLLTRFGEKVIDPILENGYYVIIRPHPQSSIVEKDMLERLKNKYKDNSNIEWDFNRDNIYSLSRADVMISDFSGVILDYAFLFEKPTIIPSFTFDKRGYDAVELKEESWTLKTLPKITVSLDENNFVNISNIVNDTINNTSLKDNILKAKDEAYKCRGEAAKNGALVLSKMLEELN; this is encoded by the coding sequence GATCCTGGTACAGGAAGTTTACTTTTTTCAGCACTTTTTGGAATAATAGGAACACTTTTCTTTTTATCCAAAGCTCTTTTGATAAAATTAAAAACTATGTCATTTTCTAAAAATAAATCCATAGATACAGAAGCTTCTAAAAAGGCTAGAATAATAATTTATGGTGAAGATAAAAGATATTGTAATGTATTTAAGCCTATTATAGAAGAGTTAATAAAATTAGAAATACCTGTAATATACTATAGTTCAAGTGAAGATGATCCTATATTTGAAATAAAGAATGATTTACTTCATACAGAGTTTATTGGTGTTGGCAATATGGCTTATGCTAAGTTGAATTTTATAGAAGCAGATATTTGTTTAATGACAACTCCTAATTTGGATGTGTTTCAATTAAAACGCTCTAAAGGTGTAAAGAAGTATGTGCATATATTTCATGCCCCAAATGAAGCTGCTATGTATTGTTTATATTCTTTAGATTTTTTTGATGCTGCATTATTAAGCGGAGAAAATCAGATAGCTGATATAAGAGAACTAGAAGAAACTAGAGGAACCAAAGTAAAAGAATTAGAAATTATAGGAAGTCCTTATTTAGATGAACTTAATAAAAAGAAAGAAGAAGCTTTAAAGTCTATTACTAAAGTAGAAAATAAAAAAACTGTTTTAATAGCTCCTTCTTGGGGTATGAATGGACTTCTTACAAGATTTGGAGAAAAAGTAATAGATCCTATTTTAGAAAACGGATATTATGTTATTATACGTCCTCATCCTCAATCTAGTATAGTAGAAAAAGATATGCTTGAAAGATTAAAAAATAAATATAAGGATAACTCTAATATAGAATGGGATTTTAATAGAGATAATATTTATTCATTATCAAGGGCTGATGTTATGATATCTGATTTTTCAGGAGTAATATTAGATTATGCTTTTCTTTTTGAGAAACCTACTATAATACCTAGTTTTACTTTTGATAAAAGAGGTTATGATGCTGTTGAATTAAAAGAAGAATCATGGACATTAAAAACTTTACCTAAAATAACAGTTTCTTTAGATGAGAATAATTTTGTTAATATATCAAATATAGTAAATGATACCATAAATAATACTTCATTAAAAGATAATATTTTGAAGGCAAAGGATGAAGCTTACAAATGCAGAGGTGAGGCCGCTAAAAATGGAGCTTTAGTTTTAAGTAAAATGCTTGAGGAATTAAATTAA